In the genome of Cynocephalus volans isolate mCynVol1 chromosome 15, mCynVol1.pri, whole genome shotgun sequence, one region contains:
- the MTERF3 gene encoding transcription termination factor 3, mitochondrial, translated as MALSAQQIPRWFNSVKLSTFINAAQLTKCFPRPGKTLLHGFSVPSQMSSDNCFPQWGFKTYRTSSLWNTSQSTNLNGQENNSTQSTLLPSVNERLQKTQKISSFDSELSLEELDDLPPLSPLQPISEEEAVQIIAGPPLPPVSFTLRDYVDHSETLRKLVLLGVDLSKIEKHPDTANLLLRLDFEKDIKQILLFLKDLGIEDNQLGTFLTKNYVIFSEDLENLKTRVAYLQSKNFSKTDIAQMVRNAPFLLSFSVERLDNRLGFFQKELELSVKKTRELVVRLPRLLTGSLEPVKENMKVYRLELGFKRNEIQHMITRIPKMLTANKRKLTETFDYVHNVMSIPHHIIVKFPQVFNTRLFKIKERHLFLTYLGRAQYDPAKPNYISLDKLVSVPDEIFCEDIAKASVQDFEKFLKTL; from the exons ATGGCCCTGTCAGCCCAGCAGATACCCAGATGGTTCAACTCAGTTAAATTGAGTACCTTCATTAATGCTGCACAACtaacaaaatgttttccaagaCCAGGAAAAACATTGTTGCATGGCTTTTCTGTTCCGTCTCAGATGTCCTCTGACAATTGCTTTCCCCAGTGGGGATTTAAGACTTATAGAACTTCCTCCTTATGGAATACTTCCCAGTCTACCAACTTAAATGGACAAGAGAATAATTCTACCCAAAGCACTCTGCTTCCTTCTGTGAATGAGCGGTTACAGAAGACACAAAAGATATCTAGCTTTGATTCTGAGCTGTCTCTAGAAG AACTGGATGATTTGCCTCCACTGTCTCCATTGCAGCCAATTTCTGAGGAGGAGGCTGTTCAGATTATTGCAGGCCCTCCATTGCCCCCAGTTTCCTTCACTCTTCGGGACTATGTGGATCATTCTGAGACTCTGCGGAAGTTAGTGCTTCTAG gaGTGGATTTATCCAAGATAGAAAAACATCCAGATACAGCAAACCTTCTTCTGAGACTGGATTTTGAAAAAGACATTAAGCAAATACTCCTGTTTCTTAAAGATTTGGGTATAGAGGATAACCAACTGGGAACATTCCTGactaaaaattatgttattttctctGAAGACCTTGAAAATCTTAAGACCAG gGTGGCGTATCTACAGtcaaaaaatttcagtaaaacaGATATTGCACAGATGGTCAGAAATGCACCATTTTTGCTGAGTTTTTCCGTGGAAAGACTGGATAACAGATTGGGATTTTTTCAGAAAGAACTTGAACTTAGTGTGAAGAAG ACTAGAGAGCTGGTAGTTCGTCTCCCAAGGCTACTCACTGGAAGTCTGGAGCCCgtgaaagaaaatatgaag gTTTATCGTCTTGAACTAGGTTTTAAACGCAATGAAATTCAACATATGATCACCAGAATCCCAAAGATGTTAACtgcaaataaaaggaaacttaCAGAGACTTTTGATTATGTGCACAATGTGATGAGCATTCCTCACCACATCATTGTCAAGTTCCCACAG gtaTTTAATACAAGGTTgtttaaaatcaaagaaagacACTTGTTTCTTACCTATTTAGGAAGAGCACAGTATGATCCAGCAAAACCTAACTACATCTCTTTAGACAAATTAGTGTCTGTTCCTGATGAGATATTTTGTGAAGACATTGCCAAAGCGTCAGTACAGGACTTTGAGAAATTCTTAAAAACTCTTTAA